Sequence from the Pontibacter pudoricolor genome:
CCTGTTGCGAGCGTTGCGGCTTTACGCGGGGCGTAGACGGAAACCAGATATCAGTAGGGAGCGAAGCACCGGAGTTGGCCAACAGGTGTATGTACTGCATCATGCTGGCGTAGCTCGCTTTAATAGTTGTTTTGTCAGATAAATTATAACGGGCCGCTGCACGTGGCTCTAAAGCAAAATAGGTCTTTCCCTGGCTGTTAAAGCCCGATACGCGCAAACCATAGTTAAAAGACAGCAGCGGGTTTATCGTAAAATCATCTGATAAATAGGCCCCGAACTCGCTTGCTTTATAGGTATTGCCGGAGCTGAAATTCTGCCTGGCGTCGTCGCTTTCGAAGTTTAGGCGGCCCACCGTAAAACTATGGTTTGTTGCCTGTGCCCCGAATTTTATAGTATGCTTATCGTCCAGTGCCCACACGTAATCGGTTTTTAAGTTGATATCTTTTACATCGGAGCGCAGGTTAAAACTAAACACATCTATCTGGTTAAGAATATTGTATTGGTAGCCGGTTACGGAGGCGGACGTGTTTGAAAACAAGCGTGTGTTATAGTTGTGGCGCCAGTTGATCACGCCCATGGTATTGCCCCAGTTAAACGCAAAACTAAAATCGGCATCATCATCGAACGTAAAAAAGTCGCGGCCAAAATATCCGCTAACTGTTATCTCGTCCCGGGGAGTGGGCTTATAGTTCAGGCGTGCGTTAAAATCATAGAAATAATAATCGGGGATGGGGTTATAGTCTTTGGTGTCTTCGTTCAGCTTATTTATAATGCGGGTAAAGGTATCCACATAGGTGCGGCGGCCCGAAACCAGGAAGGTCAGTTTGTCTTTTACGATGGGTCCGTCTAAACTTAACCTGGATGAGATAAGGCCAATACCACCGCTTGTACGCAGTTTTTCGTTGTTTCCTTCGCTCATCCGCACATCTAAAACCGAAGATAAGCGCCCTCCAAACTGAGCCGGAAACCCGCCTTTGTAGAGTTCCACATTGCGAACGGCATCGGGGTTAAATACACTGAAAAAACCGAAAAGGTGAGAAGGATTATAGATAACGGCATCGTCGAGCAGGACAAGGTTCTGATCCGGGCCGCCGCCGCGCACATACAAGCCCGACGAGCCTTCGCCGCCCGATTGTACGCCTGGTTTTAGCTGTAACGTTTTGATGAGGTCAACTTCCCCGAAAAGGGCGGGCAGTAGTTTTGCCTCAACGGTGCTGAGCTGTTCCACGCTCATGCGGTTATCCGTAAGTTTTTGCTGAAGCGAGTTGCCTTCTACTACCACTTCCTGCAGCCGGTTTTCGGTAGCCTGCAGGCTGATGTTTATAGTTTGGCCTGACGTGGTAACAGTTATAGTTTGCGTTATCGGCAAAAAGCCGATGTAAGTGGTTTGCAGTTCGTAGGTACCCGATGGCAGGTTTAAACTATAAAAGCCGTTTGCATCGGTTGTAGTCCCTATACGTAGTTGCGGTACTGAAACTGTAGCTCCGATCAATGCCTCGTTATCTGCTGCCGACCGTACTGTGCCACTCACCTGGAAACCCTGTGCAAACGCCGTAACTGTAAATAAAAGGAAGACAACCAGTAAAAAGAAACGGCAAAAGTTAAAGGGCATACAAACTATAGCTTGATAATAGAGTGCAAAATTAGATAATTCCCACAATAAGTAACTATACTTTTTGCCGGTTATTAAACAAACTTGCAGGTTTGGGTATTGTTCGAGCTATAAATTAAAAATTCGCAATATGTTGTATATCTGTATAGTTGTAAAGCAGAAGATCTGAAAATAGCCGGCGCGCTTACTGCTTTCCACTCATAGTTATGCCTGGCTTGGATTTATTCTGTTTTCAAGTTTAGCCATGCCTCGCGGAGCGCTTTTTGTTTTGGCGTAGCCTCCGGATCTGGTTGCAGGTAATGCGGTACCATGCGCTCCATTTGTTTTACTTTTGCCTTTAGCGTTACTTCTGTAGGTTTTGCGGTTTTGTTTTTGCGACTTACGGTTACTGTTACTTCATCACCAGGCTGCATTGCCTGTAAATCTTCGCCTATCAGCTGGCGGATATTGACAGGTGATATCTCGGTACCGTTCCATTTAATAAGCTGGTCGCCGTTTTTAAGCCCGAGCTCTTTTCCAAAAGCATCCATCCCTTCCGTAGATTCAACAATAATTCTGCCTGTTTCGGCATCGTAGCCTGGCACAAAGCCTCCGTAAGAGTTGATCATCTGCTTCGATAACGGCTGGTAAATAATACCGACCTTTCTGAAAGTTTCTTCCAGTGGGAGCGGCTCACTTCCCTCCACATACTGCGTAAAGAATCCGCGAATTTCGGGGTAGGTCAGCTCGGTTATCTTGTCGAACAGTTCTTCGTCTTTAAAGGATTTGTCCTTACCATAGGTCTTGCCCAGGTCCTGCATCAGGTCGCGCAGGCCGTATTTACCCCCAGACAGTTCGCGCAGGCGTACATCCAGCACCAACCCGATAAGCGCGCCTTTCTGGTACACGTTGCCATACTCTTTTTCGTACTTATCCAGTACATTGGCGCTCATTTCGGTAAACGGAAGCGTGTCGTTGTAGTAGGCTTTGGCAGTTGCAATATGCTCCTGTATTTTATTCAGGTAGGTGTCCAGGTCAATCAGGCCTTCATACACCTGCACATGCGACGCAAAATATTCGGTAACACCT
This genomic interval carries:
- a CDS encoding TonB-dependent receptor gives rise to the protein MPFNFCRFFLLVVFLLFTVTAFAQGFQVSGTVRSAADNEALIGATVSVPQLRIGTTTDANGFYSLNLPSGTYELQTTYIGFLPITQTITVTTSGQTINISLQATENRLQEVVVEGNSLQQKLTDNRMSVEQLSTVEAKLLPALFGEVDLIKTLQLKPGVQSGGEGSSGLYVRGGGPDQNLVLLDDAVIYNPSHLFGFFSVFNPDAVRNVELYKGGFPAQFGGRLSSVLDVRMSEGNNEKLRTSGGIGLISSRLSLDGPIVKDKLTFLVSGRRTYVDTFTRIINKLNEDTKDYNPIPDYYFYDFNARLNYKPTPRDEITVSGYFGRDFFTFDDDADFSFAFNWGNTMGVINWRHNYNTRLFSNTSASVTGYQYNILNQIDVFSFNLRSDVKDINLKTDYVWALDDKHTIKFGAQATNHSFTVGRLNFESDDARQNFSSGNTYKASEFGAYLSDDFTINPLLSFNYGLRVSGFNSQGKTYFALEPRAAARYNLSDKTTIKASYASMMQYIHLLANSGASLPTDIWFPSTPRVKPQRSQQVAAGISHLFGNGKYLVTNETYYKWMHRQIDFRDGANLFVNDSLENEFLFGKGESYGNEIYFEKIKGRTTGWFGYTLSWTYRQFDEINDGKRFPTRYDRRHDLSLVVLHKLSKRLNLTGAFVYGTGNAFSLPVARFAFQDVEGEEPTYVPIYEDRNSFRLDASHRLDLGVVWKLKPKRGEADLTFNAYNAYNRRNPYFVYFEQLKDEEENQTIGFRAKQVSLFPVIPSVTYNFRF